A region from the Lentimonas sp. CC4 genome encodes:
- a CDS encoding OFA family MFS transporter, translating to MAKTKNRWLIAASAVGIHASIGSVYAYSAWKMPLENTFGWSSPKTSMAFSIAIFFLGLSAAFLGRYIERKGASKGGLLSAAFFCTGLIGSAAACWYENITLFYLFFGVVSGIGLGLGYITPVSTLVKWFPDRRGLATGLAIMGFGFGGLICAQLIDQFVPMQEEIVLHKDVKTYDYLQALESDPAAAALMIEGAPSLESYKAQSTEAAALYREKQTDSAEYAVVKATTDNYRSTLIYDKKSIASAFFFLGIIYLCIMVPSALYIAPPPEGYAEKFAAADPKKAKAIALKGEMTAKEALRTPGFYGLWLMLFINVSCGIAVIATAKKMGYEMVRLPVEMASLLVMGISLFNGLGRIIWATFSDFIGRSNTYVAFFAIQIIAFPLLANLTGAPVLFMIVTFLILSCYGGGFASIPAYISDLFGLKEMPTIHGYILTAWSCAGIVGPMINAYVYKQTHSYQGSLYVFGGAFVIALIISLLMKIEIKRINRHYSAQQVEAARPHTHSE from the coding sequence ATGGCTAAAACAAAAAATCGTTGGCTCATCGCTGCATCCGCAGTTGGCATTCACGCATCAATTGGCTCTGTCTATGCATATAGCGCATGGAAGATGCCCCTTGAAAACACCTTCGGCTGGTCGTCTCCTAAGACGTCGATGGCATTCAGTATCGCCATCTTCTTCCTAGGTCTATCCGCCGCCTTCCTAGGGCGCTACATTGAGCGTAAAGGCGCATCTAAGGGTGGACTGCTCTCCGCAGCCTTCTTCTGCACTGGCCTAATCGGGTCAGCAGCAGCCTGCTGGTATGAGAACATCACACTGTTTTATTTGTTCTTCGGCGTAGTGAGCGGCATCGGACTCGGGCTCGGCTACATCACCCCCGTTTCCACACTCGTGAAGTGGTTCCCTGATCGTCGTGGCCTCGCCACCGGTCTCGCCATTATGGGCTTCGGCTTCGGTGGCCTGATTTGCGCCCAACTGATCGACCAATTCGTGCCGATGCAGGAAGAGATCGTGCTGCATAAAGACGTAAAAACCTACGACTACCTACAAGCACTGGAATCCGACCCCGCAGCAGCTGCGCTAATGATCGAAGGTGCACCGTCACTTGAATCCTATAAAGCGCAAAGCACCGAAGCAGCGGCACTCTACCGCGAAAAACAAACAGACAGCGCAGAATACGCCGTCGTCAAAGCCACCACCGACAACTATCGCTCCACTCTCATTTACGATAAGAAGTCGATCGCCAGTGCCTTCTTCTTCCTAGGCATCATTTATTTATGCATCATGGTGCCCAGCGCACTCTACATCGCGCCGCCACCTGAAGGCTATGCAGAGAAATTTGCAGCAGCCGATCCTAAGAAAGCAAAAGCCATCGCTCTAAAGGGAGAGATGACAGCCAAAGAAGCGCTTCGCACTCCTGGCTTCTACGGGCTCTGGCTGATGCTCTTCATTAACGTCTCCTGTGGTATCGCTGTGATCGCCACCGCCAAGAAGATGGGCTACGAAATGGTGCGCCTTCCCGTCGAAATGGCCAGCCTTCTAGTCATGGGCATTTCGCTCTTCAACGGCCTCGGCCGTATTATTTGGGCAACCTTCTCCGACTTCATCGGCCGCTCAAATACTTACGTCGCCTTCTTCGCGATCCAGATCATCGCCTTCCCACTGCTCGCCAACCTGACAGGCGCACCGGTATTGTTCATGATCGTAACCTTCCTGATCCTATCGTGCTACGGCGGTGGCTTCGCCAGTATTCCAGCCTACATCAGTGACCTCTTCGGCCTCAAGGAGATGCCAACGATTCACGGCTATATCTTAACAGCATGGTCCTGTGCCGGCATCGTCGGCCCAATGATCAACGCCTATGTATATAAGCAAACACACAGCTACCAAGGCAGCCTCTATGTATTCGGCGGCGCTTTTGTGATCGCACTCATCATCTCTTTACTGATGAAGATCGAGATCAAGCGCATCAACCGCCATTACAGCGCCCAGCAAGTCGAAGCTGCTCGCCCACATACACACAGCGAGTAA
- a CDS encoding ACT domain-containing protein, protein METVLVLTISGKDRAGLVEQLADVVTTHGGNWEHCRMAHLAGRFVGLLEVSVSGEQQQELEAALRTISDLDVMIAVGERATPEPIRLFNLEVLGSDHPGIVRDVFKALAAAGVNVEELSTKTKNAPESGRPLFVARARLACGPEARRADIQRNLESIAQDLMVDIRLLD, encoded by the coding sequence ATGGAAACCGTATTAGTTTTGACGATTAGCGGCAAAGACCGCGCTGGATTAGTAGAGCAATTGGCCGATGTGGTAACGACACATGGCGGAAACTGGGAGCATTGCCGCATGGCACACTTGGCGGGGCGCTTTGTCGGTCTGCTGGAAGTGAGCGTTTCGGGAGAGCAGCAGCAGGAGCTGGAGGCTGCACTGCGCACGATTTCGGATCTGGATGTGATGATCGCTGTGGGTGAGCGTGCAACGCCGGAGCCTATCCGCTTGTTTAATTTGGAAGTGCTAGGGAGCGACCATCCGGGCATCGTGCGCGATGTGTTCAAGGCGCTTGCTGCCGCTGGCGTGAACGTCGAGGAGTTGAGCACAAAGACGAAGAATGCGCCAGAATCGGGTCGCCCTTTGTTTGTGGCGCGTGCGCGTTTGGCGTGTGGCCCTGAGGCGCGTCGTGCCGATATTCAGCGCAACCTAGAGTCGATTGCTCAAGATTTGATGGTCGATATTCGTTTGCTGGATTAA
- the pflA gene encoding pyruvate formate-lyase-activating protein: MTTTLEAPTTCTYESPACDSPSGQSEGYIHSVETCGTVDGPGVRYILFLHGCPLRCQYCHNPDAQGKPSGKSMTAEEAFADVKKYKSFIKKGGLTLSGGEPLMQPDFVQAMFQMAKDEGIHTALDTSGFVGHKASDELLALTDLVLLDIKSFSPMTHKFTTGVCVDQTLKFAKRLDAMDKKVWIRFVLVPGLTDSEKNIDGLAEFVSTLGNVERVEILPFHKMGEGKYEISGIQYNLKNTPTPTAAQVQAAKDIFARHGVEAVS, encoded by the coding sequence CCATCAGGCCAAAGCGAAGGCTACATCCACTCGGTTGAGACCTGTGGCACAGTCGACGGCCCAGGCGTTCGCTACATTCTCTTTCTACACGGCTGCCCACTACGTTGCCAGTATTGCCACAACCCAGATGCCCAAGGCAAACCGTCCGGCAAATCGATGACCGCAGAGGAAGCATTCGCCGATGTTAAGAAATACAAGTCATTCATCAAAAAAGGTGGCCTGACCCTCAGCGGCGGCGAGCCGCTCATGCAGCCGGACTTTGTGCAAGCCATGTTCCAAATGGCTAAAGACGAAGGCATCCACACCGCGTTGGATACTTCCGGATTCGTTGGCCACAAAGCCAGCGACGAGCTACTGGCACTCACCGACTTAGTGCTACTCGACATTAAGAGCTTCAGCCCGATGACTCACAAGTTCACCACTGGTGTCTGCGTCGACCAAACACTGAAATTTGCCAAGCGCCTCGATGCGATGGACAAAAAAGTGTGGATTCGCTTCGTGCTCGTCCCAGGCCTCACTGACTCTGAAAAGAACATCGACGGCCTCGCAGAATTCGTCAGCACACTTGGCAACGTTGAGCGCGTAGAGATCCTGCCTTTCCACAAGATGGGCGAAGGCAAATACGAAATCTCAGGTATACAGTATAACTTGAAAAATACACCGACACCGACAGCAGCACAGGTTCAAGCTGCTAAAGACATCTTCGCGCGCCACGGCGTCGAAGCCGTCTCGTAG